GTAATAACTCTTCTGTTTTCGTCAAGTGGGCCaaagaaaaagcaaataaaagcTGGACAGCTTTGAACGTGGCCTCTCACGTTGGTCCACTCTGGGATTGAAACAATACATGTCTTGGAAGCCATAAAATGGTCCTTGGTGGGCTGCTGTTAGGTCCATATTTGTGTTTcatttttacaatttttaaatgACTGTTTTAAATTAGGCTATAAGATTTTTTGAATCCTCAGAACTGGACAGGAAATTGGGGGCTTTTgtgtatttttcattttcttcgcTTTCAAGTTCCTTTTTCTTTGAGgtgctttttttttcagttctgcacATGCTTTACACCCTCTCGTGGTCCACTTGataaaaaacatatttaaaattcaGCACAGGTTTAAAAATTAAGTGCCAGATTTAATGTTGTCCTATATCtggccactagagggagcaaagcaCATGTGAAATTGGAcccctaaacaaacaaacacacatgaACTTAGAAATTAGAAACATGAGAATGGGGGAAAGCCCTGTGTTCTGGAGGTATGGAAGCcgtgctttctctcccccccacccctatatagcaacataataaataaataaaaagtgtttCCTGTGAAAACCAACCcaaattattttcatgagcttcaAACACTTCCAGATAGTTACTAAAGGCACtgtgcaaacaagcaaacaaaaaaaaggaaaatggcttcatttgtaacatttatttattttatttatttattatttggttttatataccgccctatccccgaagggctccgggcggtgtacaacataaagttccactagaacagggatctgcaacctgtggctctccagatgttcaaggactacaattcccatcagcccctgccaacatggccaattggccatgctggcaggggctgatgggaattgtagtccttgaacatctggagagccacaggttgcagacccctgcactagaaataCAACCAGAACAAGGGCAGCAAGAACTAAATACAGATAGATAAAGTACAAATTACATAAGCTCCACTAGTTATAAAATAGCATagctaaatccctttaaaaacagcagttaatgcAATACAATGGCGTCCAGCGAAAACCCATtgtttaaaaaccctccccaagagggaggaacagTGGGTCCCATCGATGTTACcagacccctgatgtaagggAGCAGAAGGGGGCACTTCactcagcggctggactctccaaaggcccggtggaacaactcagtcttacaggccctgcggaactcaccaagatcccgcagggcctggacagttggagggagagtgttccaccaggccggggccagagccgtaaaggccctggcctgcgtggaggccagccgcatcattgaggggctggggaccaccagcaaattggcctctgccgaagatggtataattatgctgtggaGACATCACCAGTTTTACAGGAGCAACAGGAAAGTGTTACATTATAACATATTATGAATCTGTATATGAATCTGCTGATGATTAAAGTGGCTGTGGCTTAGATGTAGGGCATctactttgcatacagaaggtcccaggttcaatttccagcatctccagtttcaaGGATCAAGCAAtaggcaatgtgaaagacctctgccgaAGTCTCCGAAGGGCCACCTCTAACCTGAGTGGATAATACCGGGCTTAATGAACCAAGGCAGTACAAGGCAGGTTCATGCTTACAGTTTCCCCCAAataactctcctcctcctcctccaaaaaaaaagtcttgagCAAATTCTAGACTTTAGATCAATCTCATAACCTTATAAGGtcatgtgtttttgtttgttcgtCTTTAAGTTTGTTGTTagtgtaggatttttaaaaaaccgttCCCGACCACAAATGATTTGGGCGGGGAGGGTGgggtgatcctccttgatctcagattgcaaatgccttagcagacctggtgctcaggagcagcagcagcagaaggccattgctttcacatcctgcatgtgagctcccaaaggcacctggtgggccactgcgagtagcagaatctggactagatggactctggtctgatccagcaggctagttcttatgttcttatgttcttatggggggaAGCAAGATCCAAATGTTACAAATCAATCAATTGAATAAAAAGATTTGGGTTTTTAGAAAGAACCGTAATGCGTGCATTCCTTTTCTTTTACCTTTTCAGTTACTGGGTTCAAAAATCCTTCCGACTCCCGCCAAACAGCCTCGTAGCACGGTCAAGATAAGTGCTTGCCTCCCGAACCCTATTCCGCCTGCCTTTCCATTTCAAGAAGCACAAGATGTGGTTAAAGCTAATGTTACAGAACCCCAAGAAATTATCAAAATAGTATGTGGCAACAAACATCTTGGGTTTCTGTACATGACTCCTGCAATGCCTCGGTCATCCATTGAATATGATGCATACAACTTAAAGTGAGTTACTTTCTATTTGTTATGTTGATCAACTTTACTTTATATAACGCATTTTGATTTAACATGAATTATAAATCTACTTCTGCTGTTCTGACAGTCCTGCCACGAATAGCCTTTTCTCAAGGGAGTATAAAATGTAACATACCTTGCATCACTTAATTTAATTTTCTCATTCAGTAGCTGTGATGCTGAACGCAGGTAATTGATGTTTCGGTTGAATTTGTTTTCGTATTTACCCTGGCACTAAAATATGGCAGTTTTGTTACTTGCTGTTTTTCTCCTTATTTTGAAAGGGAAGAAATAAAAGGAATTGGCTGCAAACTGCCCAGGGAAAACTGACAGGCTAACATCAGTTTTTAAGCTCAAAGAACGCCTTCCATTCTGATTATTACAAAGTACTAGCTATTGCATTTGTGTTACAAAATCAGCCCAGGCATGATTACAGTTAGGGTGGGATGTGACAGTTTAACTTGCCTTTTAATACTTTGTGTTCTCTAAGCACAGTTATTATTAATTCCTGTTCTTCTAATTTTACCCTGTTCTTCCTCTAATGAGGTGATGATGGCATGaacagttctctcccccccccccccaaattcatcctcacagcaacactatgatgtactggggtgctgtgtggtttgcgggctgtatggccgtgttctaccctgtttccccgaatataagacatccccaaaaaataagacatagtagaggttttgctgatgtgcaaaatataaggcatcccccgaaagtaagacatagcaaagtttttgtttggaagcatgcccgacgaacagaacacagaaaactaagacatcccctgaaaataagacatagcgcatctttgggagcaaaaattaatataagacactgtcttatataagacactgtcttatattcggggaaacacggtagcagcattctctcctgacgtttcgcctgcatctgtggctggcatcttcagaggatctgatagatcctctattcagatcctctgaagatgccagccacagatgcaggcgaaacgtcagtagagaatgctgctagaacatggccatacagcccggaaaccacacagcaccccagtgattccagccatgaaagccttcgacaatactatgaTGTACGTTATATAAGAGATAATGACGGGCCCTGGGTCACTCTTTGGTTTTCAAATCAGAGTGAGGGTTCGAACTTGGATCTCTCTGGTTCAAGTCCATCCAACTAACCTTTGCATTGTGTATAGTCATTGTTAAGAACCCAGAGTGTCACCTTTAGTTGCTTATGGCTGAAAAAATGGATATagcctgctaccctgtttccccaaatataagacatccccgaaaaataagacatagtagaggttttgctgaagtgcgaaatataaggcatcccccgaaagtaagacatagcaaagtttttgtttggaagcatgcccgatgaacagaacacagaaaactaagacatcccctgaaaataagacatagcgcatctttgggagcaaaaattaatataagacactgtcttatattcggggaaacacggtaatacggTAAATAGCAGACACGCCTTCATGTAGCTTTCTAGTTAGTAGGTTAATACCATTAGCAGTCTTGATATACTGTTAACAGATGTTTGGGAAAGGGTGTCAGAGATATCCTAATAATTACAATCACAAAGTGTAAACCAGACATATATTAGAAGGTCTGACGCAATTAGGGAAGTTGTGCAATTTTGCCGTACTTTTTCCCCTGgatatgcctttaaaaaaagtatctgCAACTGACtgatatgtgcgtgtgtgtgtatacatgtgtATATTTATGTGTGCATATTGTTTTGAAATAGGAAACCGTAACATGTATGTGCAGGCAATCAGTAGtctagccatgctggcaggggctgatgggatttgtagtccatgaacatctggagagcctcaggttgcagacccctgcgctagagaTTAAAAAACAGGCAGAGAAATTAGTCATTGATTTCTGTCTTCTTCCTAACTTGGGACCCGCATGAATTCTGTTAATGTGTGCCTTATtcagtttaattttcttttctttttttagaattGTAACTTATGACTGCATTAATAAAAACGACTACTACACAATTAGCCCAAATGCAGTTATTCATACATGTAATGGAGAAGTTGAATATCTGGAACTGGCCCGCTGGGAACAGGAATATCTATATCACAGAAGCCTCTCCAAAATTCCTATATTTGCTATATTTCGCAAATGGAAGTCATTTAACGTGTGGAGAAAGAACGTCCGCTCTAAGAAAATTAATTCATGCCGCCGAGCTTTGCAGAAGAACTTGTTCATTGTTAATCCTGTATGTATTGTGATTTTGTTACTGAGATGATATACCTGAAGTCGGTTGAACATTCTAAAGCACTGTACAAATGCAAAGATATTATTTTTGAAACAATAGTTGCTTAAGGCTAAAGAAAATAGTGAAAAGGTCAGCATATTTTTAAAGGTATGCGTAGTATATTACAAGTATAATTTTCCTAGTGTTGAAATGTATGGAGGAAAACATACATCCTCAGATTCTAAGCAATGGAATAGTCTTACCAACCTTTTGGGATTGACTCTGATTAAAGGTGTTGATTTCTACTGCAGTGGCACTAGTGTGCTCTGCGCATGCATTACATCTCCAGAGCATTGACTCTGCAGAGTCGCAAGTTGGTGATGTGGGCATGTTTCAGCAGCTTTTGTGATTTTGACATCTATTGCCTTGcttcatttatagtctacctttcttgaTGAGGCTCAAGGAAAATGacataatttttgtttaaaaatgcaataaaagcaaGCAGTGCATAAAAACTGAATTACAACATCAGAGGTCACAAAACTGACAGTATGACAGATTAGCTCCagtctgtgttgttgttttttaactacTGAGAAAAGGGAGGCACCTCCTTAGACCACCCCAAAAAGTTACACTgaagatcatgggacctgcatggacaaaagtcatGTTGGAATGCAGCTGTAGTAAAGAGGAGAGTTAGGATAGCGTGAACAGGCATACACAACATCATACgaaacagcagaggcgtagcaagggggaaagcgcccagtgtactggtgcgtcctccgcccccgtcccaccccgtcgcaacccccctgtccccttgaagctacgcctctgcaaaacAGTATACACAACAGTATACAGTGCAACAAAAGAGTAGTTCCGTTTTGAAGATCAATTCTGTAAAGGCAGCGTAGTACATAAATAAGCGATGGGGTGGAAAAACTGCAACCCTATCCTCTTTGTCGAAATGCTGACCGGAGCAATTCCCTTTTGCCACGCTGTGCTGAGTCATAGAAGGGTGGGAGTCTTCCTGATCTCCTTGCCAGGCTGTTCCATCAAGAGGGAGCCACAATAGAGAATATTCAGATGTAGGCAACTGTGGATCTTATCCTTTTGCctgatggcatcttcagatcttgcTCAGCTGAGTAAAGCTGTTCTGCAGCTGTGCAGCTCTTAGACCAGTGCTTCCCAAcattttcgacatcacggtacccttgacctcactcttcatat
The DNA window shown above is from Sphaerodactylus townsendi isolate TG3544 linkage group LG07, MPM_Stown_v2.3, whole genome shotgun sequence and carries:
- the LOC125437051 gene encoding dynein axonemal heavy chain 6-like; translation: MSKRVSLPSIQTSPQWPDIVNDGSNCDICSEEPSSSDLRISPSRNELRKRLASMAAHEGAASPQALKFIHNTKARERTRERQQPIKLEPLPALKIHQSHKQPEYIYRKNRERLLAGGVLQPITSAEKMKWPVAVETLVPEIPEEFREIQLLGSKILPTPAKQPRSTVKISACLPNPIPPAFPFQEAQDVVKANVTEPQEIIKIVCGNKHLGFLYMTPAMPRSSIEYDAYNLKIVTYDCINKNDYYTISPNAVIHTCNGEVEYLELARWEQEYLYHRSLSKIPIFAIFRKWKSFNVWRKNVRSKKINSCRRALQKNLFIVNPSIDSAESQVGDVGMFQQLL